The genomic interval GTTGCTGACACGCTTCTTGACCGTCCCAGGCTCGATTGCGAAGCGCTTGCCGATTTCCTTATCGGTACGACCCGCAGCCACGTCCAACACAAACGCCAACTCCCTTGGGGCTAGACCGCGGCCAAGGTGTCCAATCCAACCCTCGGTGCTGGTGATCTGTGCTGCTGTGGTCATGGTGGCGCTCCGTGCTGTGTGCTGGTGGTGTAAATCTACAACCTATTTAAGCGAACTACAATATTAAATTGTAGTCTTGTGCAAAAAAAGACCCCCGCTAGGAGGTCTTTTCTGGCCGCCAGGCTCAAAGGAAGGTGCTTTTGGGCATCTTTCCATCTACCACAGTGCCCACGATCTCCCACTCACTATCCATCGCAATGGTGGCGAATGCCGGGTTGAGAGGCCTTAGATAGAATCGCCCCGCGTCCCTCACGAATTGCTTGAACGTTGCCTCATTCGAGTCAACCATTCTTGCAACCACGTACTGGCCAGATCTAGGCTCGGTCTCTGGCGCAACAAGGATCAGAAATCCCTCAGGAAATGAGGCGCCATTTTGGCTAGTCATGGAGTTGCCTACAACCCTCAGCCAGAAACCATCATGCCCAGCCCAAACATCTGAGGAATGAGACGGGCAAGCTTGCAGGTTAATAGCATCCATCGCCTCAGAGGCTAGCCCTGCCTGAACCCAGCTTATCTCTGGATACATAAAGTACCTTGTGGGCGCTAGTGCCGAGGCAACGTTAGATATCTCATCCGGCGAATCTGTAGGCCTACCTATCTCGCCCATCAGATAAGCGGCAGACACGCCCAGCGCGTCTCCGATCTCCTTAAGACGCTTATGCCTGGGCGTGTTCCTGTCGGACTCCCAGGACTGAACCGACTGAGGTGTCACGCCAAGGCGGCGAGCCAGTTCGGATTGATTGAGGCCTAGCGATTCGCGCGCCAGAGCAATCATTTGACCAGTAGTTCGTTTTCTCATGCTGCGAGATTACAATTTGGCGTTGTACTGGTCATTGCAATTCTCCGTGGTAGTGGATAGGCTGTTCTGCAATATTAAATTGTAGGTCTGTTCATGAAACCGATGACCGCGATCCAGATGGCGGTGAGAGCGGCGGGCGGCCAGTCAGCCCTTGCCCGCCTCATCAAATGCACACCCCAGCATGTTCAAAAAATGTGCGCTACCGGGCACGTACCTGCATGTCGGGTCGTCAGCATTGAGAGCGCTACTGGAGTTGCTCGCCATCACCTACGGCCGGATCTTTATCCAGAAGCTCCGCCGACCTTGAAGCAAACGATACCCCTAACTGCCAATCTGCGCAGCACCACTGCGGTGGCTGTGAATTCATCCAGTACCACGCAGGCCTCCCAATGAAACCTTACCCATCCCAGTTTTTGCTGAGCGGCTGAGCTTTTCGACCGCCCACAAAAAAGCCCAGCCTTAGCTGAGCCTTTAAGTCGCTACCAGTTCGTACCTGGTGGCTTGGGTACCACTTTGTCTGCAGAAGGACAAAACGATGCAACAGGAAAATAACACCGCGCCATCACCGGCGCAACTTCCACTTCTCCGGTCGAT from Pseudomonas kermanshahensis carries:
- a CDS encoding LexA family protein, with the translated sequence MIALARESLGLNQSELARRLGVTPQSVQSWESDRNTPRHKRLKEIGDALGVSAAYLMGEIGRPTDSPDEISNVASALAPTRYFMYPEISWVQAGLASEAMDAINLQACPSHSSDVWAGHDGFWLRVVGNSMTSQNGASFPEGFLILVAPETEPRSGQYVVARMVDSNEATFKQFVRDAGRFYLRPLNPAFATIAMDSEWEIVGTVVDGKMPKSTFL
- a CDS encoding transcriptional regulator — its product is MAVRAAGGQSALARLIKCTPQHVQKMCATGHVPACRVVSIESATGVARHHLRPDLYPEAPPTLKQTIPLTANLRSTTAVAVNSSSTTQASQ